In a genomic window of Ipomoea triloba cultivar NCNSP0323 chromosome 3, ASM357664v1:
- the LOC116013056 gene encoding putative late blight resistance protein homolog R1A-4, with product MACVGLVSLIRTLELQFLEQRPFLVVDYNDEIQCLHQRLSVLVALLEESEKELNVSQAQKDVIARAKDISLRAEDEIESEVIEILSNGASHETLHQILQRLAQDTEGLIEQRNTTQMLPSYNPGQSSQEHIIPGRASKPQQDDAIMVGHAQELKRMKEMLLQLSTQERQVISIVGMGGIGKTTMAKNIYDDPSIRSRFDVLGWVTVSQHYDLQRILSDLCCSVVQMTDEEISKVKSSVELADKLRRRLMGRRYLLVVDDIWGNRGWDDLQRCFPDDSNGSRILLTTRLKKVADYIGCSGKYVSNLPFLNSNESLKLFSHKMGSIKLPPEVEEVGRSIVYKCGGLPLAITVAAGLLSQTKKSAENWQSIASEMNILMTSDLHDQCSTILTLSLNNLPYHLKACFLYFGVFSKVRTEIPTKDLLNLWIAEGFIREDSGRSLEEGAMGYLQDLIDRNLVLVSKLSFTGNIKTCRLHDLLFDFCLREVEKEKLVSAFYQRSEKEPIFSVNNNFHKSRTLLFFFGDSGYFVRNDYVSWRQDVSFKMIRVLDLRTIYFGGAPTFDITDLILLREEIDCDEEIGSQWLQDLWKSQNLRFIEYPYPFPIDTDEIPVHDILHTLYWVSYFQCTKEFFLKIPNVKVLGIRCTEISTFQIGTWWDNLHYLTKLEKLVVEDLKSEPSKLGSINSFPQSLKKLKIRGSQLSWEVVTVISMLPNLESLKLVQAYKMGDEWETGDELGNYE from the exons ATGGCCTGTGTTGGTCTCGTCTCTCTTATCCGAACACTAGAGTTGCAGTTCTTAGAGCAACGACCATTCTTGGTTGTTGATTACAATGATGAAATCCAGTGTCTTCATCAAAGGCTTTCTGTTTTGGTAGCCCTTCTTGAGGAATCTGAGAAAGAGCTCAATGTTAGCCAGGCCCAGAAAGATGTTATTGCAAGAGCTAAAGACATAAGTTTGAGAGCTGAAGATGAGATTGAATCTGAAGTAATTGAGATCCTTTCCAATGGAGCTTCTCATGAAACACTCCATCAAATCTTGCAACGTCTTGCACAAGACACTGAAGGGCTTATTGAGCAAAGAAACACTACCCAAATGCTGCCGTCATATAATCCCGGCCAATCAAGCCAGGAGCACATCATACCTGGAAGAGCTTCAAAGCCGCAGCAGGATGATGCAATAATGGTAGGGCACGCCCAAGAATTGAAGAGGATGAAGGAGATGCTCCTTCAGCTCTCCACTCAGGAACGACAAGTTATATCCATTGTCGGCATGGGAGGGATTGGCAAGACAACAATGGCCAAAAACATCTACGATGATCCATCAATAAGATCTCGCTTTGATGTTCTTGGTTGGGTAACCGTGTCTCAACACTATGATTTGCAGAGAATCCTCTCCGACCTGTGCTGTTCTGTGGTACAAATGACCGATGAAGAAATTAGTAAGGTGAAAAGTAGTGTTGAGCTTGCAGACAAATTACGTCGGCGCCTGATGGGTCGAAGGTATCTTCTTGTGGTGGATGACATATGGGGCAACAGAGGATGGGATGATCTACAAAGATGCTTCCCAGATGATTCCAACGGTAGTCGAATATTGTTGACTACTAGACTCAAAAAGGTAGCAGATTACATTGGATGTTCAGGTAAGTATGTTTCAAACTTGCCTTTCCTAAATTCAAATGAAAGTTTGAAACTGTTTTCCCACAAGATGGGAAGCATAAAATTGCCTCCAGAAGTTGAAGAAGTTGGTAGAAGCATTGTGTATAAATGCGGAGGATTACCACTTGCTATTACTGTAGCCGCAGGGCTTCTCTCCCAAACCAAAAAGTCAGCAGAAAATTGGCAGAGTATTGCCTCAGAAATGAATATTCTAATGACTTCAGATCTTCATGACCAATGCTCAACCATACTCACTCTCAGTTTAAACAACTTGCCTTACCATTTAAAAGCCTGTTTCTTATACTTTGGAGTCTTTTCTAAAGTTAGAACAGAAATCCCCACAAAAGATCTTCTCAATTTATGGATTGCCGAGGGATTTATTAGGGAAGATAGTGGTAGAAGTTTGGAAGAGGGTGCCATGGGTTACTTACAAGATCTAATTGACAGAAATCTAGTGCTTGTTAGCAAGCTAAGTTTCACTGGCAATATCAAGACATGTAGATTGCACGATTTGTTATTTGACTTTTGCTTGAGAGAAGTAGAAAAAGAGAAGTTAGTGTCTGCTTTTTATCAAAGAAGTGAGAAAGAA CCCATATTCAGTGTCAACAATAATTTCCACAAATCTCGTAcccttttattcttttttggtGATTCTGGATATTTTGTGAGGAATGACTATGTATCATGGAGACAAGATGTGTCTTTCAAGATGATAAGGGTACTGGACCTAAGGACAATTTACTTCGGTGGGGCTCCAACTTTTGACATCACGGATTTGATTCTCTTAAG AGAGGAAATTGACTGTGATGAGGAGATTGGCAGTCAATGGTTGCAAGATCTATGGAAGTCTCAAAATTTGAGGTTTATTGAGTATCCTTATCCATTCCCAATAGATACTGATGAGATTCCAGTTCATGATATTTTGCACACTCTTTATTGGGTGTCTTATTTCCAGtgcacaaaagaattttttttgaagattccAAATGTTAAAGTGTTGGGGATTAGATGCACTGAAATAAGTACATTTCAAATTGGAACTTGGTGGGATAATCTTCACTACTTAACTAAGCTTGAGAAACTAGTAGTTGAAGATTTGAAGTCCGAACCAAGCAAACTTGGAAGTATTAACTCCTTTCCACAAAGCCTTAAGAAGTTGAAAATTAGAGGATCACAGCTCAGTTGGGAAGTTGTTACCGTCATCAGTATGTTGCCAAATCTTGAATCGCTCAAACTTGTCCAAGCTTATAAGATGGGAGATGAGTGGGAAACTGGAGACG AACTGGGAAACTATGAGTGA